From Zingiber officinale cultivar Zhangliang chromosome 5B, Zo_v1.1, whole genome shotgun sequence, the proteins below share one genomic window:
- the LOC121986125 gene encoding pentatricopeptide repeat-containing protein At3g26782, mitochondrial-like — protein sequence MYLRRRIPVVRAFHHCHFIPEAPADPRALAAAIRSSASLRSLKPLHAAALRHHPSDLLLSSALASRYSLLGSRRRALHLLSDAAADADAHLLTSRDAFLWNALIRGLADAGANDRVVALYRRMRELARPDKFTFPPLLKACALLGDLEEGVKVHGDAAYLGLDSDIFVRNSLIAMYGKGGHLDTARQLFDEMPERNVVTWTTMIGALVQNGHSKEALALFHRMLEERVRPNRATFLTVIPCVSSFDDATALHKSIIRHRLESEVSVQNAIVGMYARCGEIKRARKMFDEIYNKDLASWSSMIEAYAQKDMLEEALKLFGNMGLLGIVPDRVTLLGVLRACSNSTLASLRHVQLIHGYVIRSSLVENVMVETAVIDSYVKRGSISTASRIFDRMQERNLVTWSTMISGYGMHGKGKEALELFNHMNGLLKPDHISFVSVLSACSHAGLVYEGWQCFNSITTEFGLVPRTEHYACMVDLLGRAGKLEEARGFIERMPIKPDCSVWGSLLGACRIHPDAQIAEWAANSLFELDPENPGRYALLSNIYTSLGKIEEAHRIRITMRKRGVKKTSGYSVVELKNKLYKFLVGDRSNPQSDLIYRELEKLIDRIKAAGYVPNTNFSLHDVEEETKEKSLYAHSEKLAIVFGLINSRPGSTIRIHKNLRICGDCHTATKYISEVTKREIVMRDSHRFHHFREGVCSCGDYW from the coding sequence ATGTACCTGCGGCGTCGGATCCCCGTCGTTCGCGCTTTCCATCACTGCCACTTCATTCCGGAAGCGCCGGCGGATCCCAGGGCACTGGCGGCCGCCATCCGGAGCTCGGCTTCCCTCCGATCCCTGAAGCCTCTCCACGCTGCCGCCCTCCGCCACCACCCCAGcgatctcctcctctcctccgccCTCGCCTCCCGCTACTCTCTCCTTGGCTCCCGCCGCAGGGCCCTCCACCTCCTCTCTGATGCCGCCGCCGACGCCGACGCTCACCTCCTAACCTCTCGCGATGCCTTCTTATGGAACGCACTCATACGCGGCCTCGCCGATGCCGGCGCCAACGATCGCGTGGTTGCCCTCTACCGCAGGATGCGCGAGCTCGCACGCCCAGATAAGTTCACCTTCCCTCCCCTTCTCAAGGCCTGCGCTCTCCTCGGAGACCTCGAGGAGGGCGTCAAGGTCCATGGCGATGCTGCTTACCTCGGCCTTGATTCCGACATCTTTGTCCGCAACTCCCTCATCGCCATGTATGGCAAAGGTGGGCATTTGGACACTGCGAGGCAGTTGTTCGACGAAATGCCTGAGAGAAATGTGGTCACCTGGACAACCATGATTGGGGCTCTCGTGCAAAATGGGCATTCAAAGGAAGCGCTCGCACTGTTCCATCGGATGCTGGAAGAGCGGGTGAGGCCCAACAGAGCAACATTCTTGACAGTGATCCCATGTGTTTCCAGCTTCGACGATGCTACCGCCTTGCACAAATCGATCATCAGGCATCGTCTTGAATCAGAAGTGAGTGTTCAGAATGCCATCGTTGGGATGTATGCGAGATGCGGGGAGATTAAACGCGCACGTAAGATGTTTGATGAAATTTACAACAAGGATTTGGCATCTTGGAGTTCGATGATTGAGGCTTATGCCCAGAAAGATATGCTTGAGGAAGCACTGAAGCTTTTCGGAAATATGGGGTTGCTTGGAATTGTGCCCGATCGAGTCACACTTCTTGGGGTCCTTCGAGCTTGTTCAAATTCAACATTAGCATCTCTAAGGCATGTGCAACTCATCCATGGATACGTGATTAGGAGCTCACTAGTTGAGAATGTAATGGTTGAAACAGCGGTAATCGATAGTTATGTGAAACGCGGTAGCATAAGCACCGCTTCTAGAATATTTGATAGGATGCAAGAGCGCAATTTGGTTACATGGAGCACCATGATATCTGGGTATGGAATGCATGGGAAGGGAAAGGAGGCACTTGAACTATTTAACCATATGAATGGCCTTTTGAAACCTGATCATATATCTTTTGTTTCCGTGTTATCGGCTTGCAGCCATGCTGGGTTGGTTTACGAAGGCTGGCAATGTTTTAATTCCATAACTACAGAGTTCGGGCTTGTGCCTCGCACCGAGCATTATGCATGCATGGTTGATCTGCTGGGACGAGCAGGGAAGCTGGAAGAAGCTAGAGGTTTCATTGAGAGAATGCCCATAAAGCCAGATTGTAGTGTATGGGGATCCTTGCTCGGTGCTTGCAGAATACATCCAGATGCACAAATCGCAGAATGGGCTGCAAACTCACTCTTTGAATTGGATCCCGAAAATCCAGGTCGTTATGCTCTGTTGTCGAATATCTACACTTCATTAGGGAAGATTGAAGAAGCCCATCGCATTAGAATTACGATGAGAAAGAGAGGAGTGAAGAAAACATCTGGTTACAGTGTAGTGGAATTGAAGAACAAGCTCTACAAGTTCTTAGTTGGGGACCGTTCAAACCCTCAATCAGATTTAATTTATCGGGAGCTCGAGAAACTGATAGACAGGATTAAAGCAGCAGGGTATGTGCCAAATACAAACTTCTCGTTGCACGATGTTGAAGAGGAGACAAAGGAGAAGTCATTGTATGCCCACAGTGAGAAACTTGCTATCGTTTTCGGTCTCATTAACTCGAGGCCAGGAAGTACCATTCGTATACACAAGAATCTTCGGATTTGTGGGGATTGCCATACGGCTACCAAGTATATCTCAGAGGTCACAAAGAGGGAAATTGTGATGAGAGACTCACATAGGTTTCACCATTTCAGGGAGGGGGTCTGTTCCTGTGGGGATTATTGGTGA
- the LOC121986126 gene encoding sulfite oxidase-like isoform X2, with translation MSKTRKVRGVGWDVAAVGNAKWGGAKLADVLELVGISKNTSSSPLGGKHVEFISIDKCKEENGGPYKASIPLRQATNPEADVLLAYEMNGETLNRDHGYPLRVIVPGVIGARSVKWLDRISIIEEECQGFFMQKDYKMFPPSVNWDNINWLSRKAQMDFPVQSAICSLEDVDFVKPGKVTIAGYAVAGGGRGIERVDISVDGGRTWFEAQRCQRGNIPYQSDDLNNDKWAWVLFKAVVDVPESTVIIAKAVDTASNVQPENVEVVWNLRGILNTSWHKVQVRRASQVAISNL, from the exons ATGAGCAAAACTCGTAAAGTAAGAGGTGTTGGTTGGGATGTTGCTGCTGTAGGAAATG CAAAATGGGGAGGAGCAAAGTTAGCTGATGTTCTTGAGCTGGTTGGAATATCCAAAAATACTTCATCCTCTCCACTAGGTGGGAAGCATGTCGAATTCATCAGCATTGATAAGTGCAAA GAGGAAAATGGTGGGCCCTACAAGGCATCAATACCCTTAAGACAGGCCACAAATCCTGAAGCTGATGTTTTACTTGCGTATGAAATGAATGGAGAG ACACTAAACCGTGATCATGGATATCCATTGCGGGTGATTGTTCCTGGTGTTATTGGTGCACGTTCTGTTAAATGGTTGGACAGAATCAGCATAATTGAAGAAGAATGCCAG GGATTTTTTATGCAAAAGGATTACAAGATGTTTCCGCCTTCAGTTAATTGGGATAATATTAATTGGTTGTCTAGGAAGGCCCAAATGGACTTTCCAGTGCAG AGTGCAATATGCTCTTTAGAGGATGTTGATTTTGTTAAACCAGGAAAG GTTACAATTGCTGGATATGCTGTAGCTGGCGGTGGTCGGGGAATTGAGAGAGTGGATATATCTGTTGATGGGGGTAGGACATGGTTTGAAGCTCAGAGGTGTCAGAGAGGAAATATACCATACCAATCTGATGATTTGAACAATGATAAGTGGGCATGGGTTCTATTTAAGGCGGTTGTTGATGTTCCAGAAAGTACTGTGATTATTGCTAAGGCG GTTGACACTGCCTCAAATGTCCAACCAGAAAACGTAGAAGTCGTGTGGAATCTAAGGGGTATATTGAACACCTCATGGCACAAGGTCCAAGTGCGGCGAGCCTCACAAGTGGCAATCTCCAATCTGTGA
- the LOC121986126 gene encoding sulfite oxidase-like isoform X1: MPGLTAPSDYSKEPPRHPSLKINSKEPFNAEPHRTALLSYITPVDFFYKRNHGPIPIVNDIERYCVSIGGLVKNPLEISMSEIRKLPKYSVIATLQCAGNRRTEMSKTRKVRGVGWDVAAVGNAKWGGAKLADVLELVGISKNTSSSPLGGKHVEFISIDKCKEENGGPYKASIPLRQATNPEADVLLAYEMNGETLNRDHGYPLRVIVPGVIGARSVKWLDRISIIEEECQGFFMQKDYKMFPPSVNWDNINWLSRKAQMDFPVQSAICSLEDVDFVKPGKVTIAGYAVAGGGRGIERVDISVDGGRTWFEAQRCQRGNIPYQSDDLNNDKWAWVLFKAVVDVPESTVIIAKAVDTASNVQPENVEVVWNLRGILNTSWHKVQVRRASQVAISNL; the protein is encoded by the exons ATGCCTGGTCTGACAGCTCCCTCCGATTACTCCAAGGAACCCCCTCGCCACCCATCTCTCAAGatcaattctaag GAACCATTTAATGCTGAGCCTCATCGTACAGCTCTACTGTCATACATTACCCCTGTAGATTTCTTCTACAAGAGAAACCATGGACCAATTCCCATTGTTAATGACATTGAAAG ATATTGTGTTTCTATAGGTGGTTTGGTGAAGAATCCTTTAGAGATATCTATGTCAGAAATTAG GAAGCTTCCTAAGTACAGTGTTATTGCTACTTTACAG TGTGCAGGTAATAGAAGGACAGAAATGAGCAAAACTCGTAAAGTAAGAGGTGTTGGTTGGGATGTTGCTGCTGTAGGAAATG CAAAATGGGGAGGAGCAAAGTTAGCTGATGTTCTTGAGCTGGTTGGAATATCCAAAAATACTTCATCCTCTCCACTAGGTGGGAAGCATGTCGAATTCATCAGCATTGATAAGTGCAAA GAGGAAAATGGTGGGCCCTACAAGGCATCAATACCCTTAAGACAGGCCACAAATCCTGAAGCTGATGTTTTACTTGCGTATGAAATGAATGGAGAG ACACTAAACCGTGATCATGGATATCCATTGCGGGTGATTGTTCCTGGTGTTATTGGTGCACGTTCTGTTAAATGGTTGGACAGAATCAGCATAATTGAAGAAGAATGCCAG GGATTTTTTATGCAAAAGGATTACAAGATGTTTCCGCCTTCAGTTAATTGGGATAATATTAATTGGTTGTCTAGGAAGGCCCAAATGGACTTTCCAGTGCAG AGTGCAATATGCTCTTTAGAGGATGTTGATTTTGTTAAACCAGGAAAG GTTACAATTGCTGGATATGCTGTAGCTGGCGGTGGTCGGGGAATTGAGAGAGTGGATATATCTGTTGATGGGGGTAGGACATGGTTTGAAGCTCAGAGGTGTCAGAGAGGAAATATACCATACCAATCTGATGATTTGAACAATGATAAGTGGGCATGGGTTCTATTTAAGGCGGTTGTTGATGTTCCAGAAAGTACTGTGATTATTGCTAAGGCG GTTGACACTGCCTCAAATGTCCAACCAGAAAACGTAGAAGTCGTGTGGAATCTAAGGGGTATATTGAACACCTCATGGCACAAGGTCCAAGTGCGGCGAGCCTCACAAGTGGCAATCTCCAATCTGTGA